In a single window of the Acyrthosiphon pisum isolate AL4f chromosome X, pea_aphid_22Mar2018_4r6ur, whole genome shotgun sequence genome:
- the LOC100161810 gene encoding trans-Golgi network integral membrane protein 2 isoform X1, with translation MYVVPFTMDQEGNNGRRRSSRLAARGIVTTPKAEVIVKKTVKSSEKPKRSKRKTTEETIELPEAKKTKTEDKTASDKIDKPKENETNNVDENDVSGISPMDVDNVEETNVLPPSDVEKKVLKTVEEKTDVPLEDSKDQEAVEKLPVTNDDKEKDNKSVDETEDEKSETTEELIKVKDPEITEEPKNDISQDEAKQEPVALEKTNGKSEEKEKIESVEEIANDIGFCVATKDVVTPNGDTNEQVKSNGDETITEMEAKEPIKALHDDTNHVEETDSKAVTATTAITTNNDAPIVDQVEKELDKAADNVVDNNISASADDNAPKVDQLSTVVS, from the exons atgtaTGTC gtaccattCACAATGGATCAAGAAGGTAATAATGGTAGAAGAAGGAGCTCAAGGTTGGCAGCAAGAGGAATAGTGACTACACCAAAAGCAGAAGTTATTGTAAAAAAGACGGTAAAGAGTTCTGAAAAACCGAAACGATCAAAACGTAAGACAACTGAAGAAACTATTGAATTGCCTGAagctaaaaaaactaaaactgaaGATAAAACAGCTTCTGATAAGATTGATAAACCAAAAGAAAATGAAACTAACAATGTTGATGAAAATGATGTCTCTGGAATTTCACCAATGGATGTTGACAATGTTGAAGAAACTAATGTGTTACCGCCATCTGATGTAgagaaaaaagttttaaaaacagTTGAAGAAAAGACTGATGTGCCGCTTGAAGATTCCAAAGATCAAGAAGCAGTTGAAAAACTTCCAGTCACTAACGATGATAAAGAAAAGGATAATAAATCAGTTGATGAAACTGAAGATGAAAAATCCGAAACTACAGAAGAGCTTATTAAAGTTAAAGATCCTGAAATAACTGAAGAGCCAAAGAATGATATATCTCAAGATGAGGCTAAACAAGAACCAGTAGCTTTGGAAAAAACCAATGGCAAAAgcgaagaaaaagaaaaaattgagtCAGTAGAAGAAATTGCAAATGATATTGGATTTTGTGTAGCAACTAAAGATGTTGTCACACCAAATGGGGATACTAATGAACAAGTGAAGTCTAATGGTGATGAAACTATCACGGAAATGGAAGCCAAAGAACCTATAAAAGCTCTCCATGATGACACTAACCATGTTGAAGAAACAGATTCAAAAGCTGTAACTGCTACCACTGCCATCACCACCAATAATGATGCACCAATTGTTGATCAAGTTGAAAAGGAGCTAGATAAAGCTGCCGACAAtgttgttgataataatattagtgcaTCAGCTGATGACAATGCACCAAAAGTGGACCAATTATCAACAGTTGTGTCCTAA
- the LOC100161810 gene encoding trans-Golgi network integral membrane protein 2 isoform X2, producing MDQEGNNGRRRSSRLAARGIVTTPKAEVIVKKTVKSSEKPKRSKRKTTEETIELPEAKKTKTEDKTASDKIDKPKENETNNVDENDVSGISPMDVDNVEETNVLPPSDVEKKVLKTVEEKTDVPLEDSKDQEAVEKLPVTNDDKEKDNKSVDETEDEKSETTEELIKVKDPEITEEPKNDISQDEAKQEPVALEKTNGKSEEKEKIESVEEIANDIGFCVATKDVVTPNGDTNEQVKSNGDETITEMEAKEPIKALHDDTNHVEETDSKAVTATTAITTNNDAPIVDQVEKELDKAADNVVDNNISASADDNAPKVDQLSTVVS from the coding sequence ATGGATCAAGAAGGTAATAATGGTAGAAGAAGGAGCTCAAGGTTGGCAGCAAGAGGAATAGTGACTACACCAAAAGCAGAAGTTATTGTAAAAAAGACGGTAAAGAGTTCTGAAAAACCGAAACGATCAAAACGTAAGACAACTGAAGAAACTATTGAATTGCCTGAagctaaaaaaactaaaactgaaGATAAAACAGCTTCTGATAAGATTGATAAACCAAAAGAAAATGAAACTAACAATGTTGATGAAAATGATGTCTCTGGAATTTCACCAATGGATGTTGACAATGTTGAAGAAACTAATGTGTTACCGCCATCTGATGTAgagaaaaaagttttaaaaacagTTGAAGAAAAGACTGATGTGCCGCTTGAAGATTCCAAAGATCAAGAAGCAGTTGAAAAACTTCCAGTCACTAACGATGATAAAGAAAAGGATAATAAATCAGTTGATGAAACTGAAGATGAAAAATCCGAAACTACAGAAGAGCTTATTAAAGTTAAAGATCCTGAAATAACTGAAGAGCCAAAGAATGATATATCTCAAGATGAGGCTAAACAAGAACCAGTAGCTTTGGAAAAAACCAATGGCAAAAgcgaagaaaaagaaaaaattgagtCAGTAGAAGAAATTGCAAATGATATTGGATTTTGTGTAGCAACTAAAGATGTTGTCACACCAAATGGGGATACTAATGAACAAGTGAAGTCTAATGGTGATGAAACTATCACGGAAATGGAAGCCAAAGAACCTATAAAAGCTCTCCATGATGACACTAACCATGTTGAAGAAACAGATTCAAAAGCTGTAACTGCTACCACTGCCATCACCACCAATAATGATGCACCAATTGTTGATCAAGTTGAAAAGGAGCTAGATAAAGCTGCCGACAAtgttgttgataataatattagtgcaTCAGCTGATGACAATGCACCAAAAGTGGACCAATTATCAACAGTTGTGTCCTAA